TGCGATATCCAACGCACTAAATGACCCCTATAGGGGCGGCACGATCTTCGTCTCACCGCCCATATAGGGGATTAAGGCATCGGGGATACGTACGCTCCCGTCGGCCTCTTGGTAGTTCTCGAGCACCGCGACCAGTGTGCGGCCGACTGCGAGTCCCGAACCGTTCAGGGTGTGCACGGGCTCGGGTTTCTGGCCCGGGGCACGGGCACGGGCATTCAGGCGCCGGGCCTGAAAGTCCCGAAAATTACTGCACGATGAGATCTCCCGATAGCGGCCGCTGCCGGGCAGATAGACCTCGAGATCATAGGTCTTGGCGGAGGCAAAGCCCATGTCGCCCGCGCACAGCGCCATGACGCGATAGGGTAGCTTGAGGCGCTGCAGCACCGCCTCGGCGTGCCCGGTCAGCTGCTCATGGGCACGCGCCGAATCCTCGGCGGCCACGATCTGCACGAGCTCGACCTTCTCGAATTGATGCTGGCGGATAAGGCCACGGGTATCGCGTCCGGCGGCGCCCGCTTCGCTGCGAAAGCACGGGGTATGACAGACATAGCGCTTGGGCAGCTCGTCTCTTGCATAGACCATATCGCGGGCAAGGTTCGTGACCGGCACCTCGGCCGTCGGTATCAGGAAATAGGGGAGATCCGCGATCGCAAAAAGGTCTTCGGCAAACTTCGGGAGTTGGCCGGTCCCAAACAGGCTCTCACGGTTGGCCATATAGGGCACATACACCTCGGTGTAGCCGTGCTCGCGGGTGTGCAGGTCGAGCATGAACTGCGTGAGCGCGCGCTGCAGGCGGGCGAGCGGTCCGCGCAGCACCGCAAACCGGCTGCCGGCGAGCTTGGCGGCGGCCGCCAGATCGAGACCCTTCAGGCCCTCGCCGAGATCGACGTGGTCACGCGCCGGAAACGCAAACACGGGCACGTCGCCCCAGCGCCTGCGCTCGACGTTATCCTCCTCGCTCCGGCCGTCCGGGACATCCTCGGCGGGGATATTGGGCAGGGCCGACGCCAACTCATCCCACGCCGCCTGCACGCGGGCCAACTCCGCCTGGGCCTCGGCGAGCCGCCGC
The DNA window shown above is from Acidiferrobacter sp. SPIII_3 and carries:
- the serS gene encoding serine--tRNA ligase, whose amino-acid sequence is MIDPKFLRNEPHEAARLLARRGFVLDVETLTALEARRKIAQKETEDRQASRNARAKAIGSAKARGEDIAGLMAGQDEDARRLAEAQAELARVQAAWDELASALPNIPAEDVPDGRSEEDNVERRRWGDVPVFAFPARDHVDLGEGLKGLDLAAAAKLAGSRFAVLRGPLARLQRALTQFMLDLHTREHGYTEVYVPYMANRESLFGTGQLPKFAEDLFAIADLPYFLIPTAEVPVTNLARDMVYARDELPKRYVCHTPCFRSEAGAAGRDTRGLIRQHQFEKVELVQIVAAEDSARAHEQLTGHAEAVLQRLKLPYRVMALCAGDMGFASAKTYDLEVYLPGSGRYREISSCSNFRDFQARRLNARARAPGQKPEPVHTLNGSGLAVGRTLVAVLENYQEADGSVRIPDALIPYMGGETKIVPPL